A part of Candidatus Bathyarchaeota archaeon genomic DNA contains:
- the albA gene encoding DNA-binding protein Alba: MTETTSAAVLIGKKPIMNYVLACITFFHGGATEVSIKARGRSISRAIDVAEVVRHRFLPDVKIKSIGIGTDQFSPHEEDPEEATQGSTKVSTIEIKLIR, encoded by the coding sequence GTGACGGAGACCACTAGCGCTGCAGTCTTAATCGGCAAAAAACCAATCATGAATTATGTCCTCGCCTGCATCACCTTCTTCCACGGCGGCGCTACAGAAGTCAGCATAAAAGCACGCGGTAGATCCATCAGCAGAGCCATCGACGTCGCAGAAGTTGTCAGACACCGATTCTTGCCCGATGTGAAGATCAAAAGCATAGGAATCGGCACTGATCAGTTCTCGCCACATGAAGAAGACCCCGAAGAAGCCACTCAGGGATCCACGAAAGTCAGCACCATAGAAATAAAGTTGATCCGTTAA
- the aspS gene encoding aspartate--tRNA(Asn) ligase — translation MNLDSIGEWVRTHYTIQVSPELDGQEVTLFGWVQEVRDLGGIRFIIIQDREGTLQVTIPKKRVAPEVLAKSDLLQKRYALAVKGTVKKTNMTTRGIEVIPSGIKILNSATEQLPIDITGKTPANIEARLDARALDLTQEKTLATFKIQHTALEAVRSYLFEKGFLEIHTPRIIASATEGGAELFSVNYFEQKAYLAQSPQLYKEELTMSFEKVFEVGPFFRAEESHTRRHLSEFTSIDIEQAFANAEDVMALLEQVIHHACKVVKEKCAAELAALGYKFEVPALPFKRLTYTQVLDDLKAHGVEIPWGEDIPTEAFRELGKLYPFFYFVTDWPTHAKAFYIKPRDDNPKVCEGFDLMWRYIELVSGGTRIAHKDQLISRLQEKGLNPDAFKFHLQAYDYGMPPHAGWAIGLERLTMILSGKKNIREVTLYPRDRVRLTP, via the coding sequence ATGAACTTGGACTCTATCGGCGAATGGGTTAGAACTCATTATACCATTCAGGTGTCACCTGAACTAGACGGGCAAGAAGTCACTCTGTTCGGTTGGGTTCAAGAAGTCCGAGACCTAGGCGGCATCAGATTCATCATAATCCAAGATCGCGAGGGCACCCTCCAAGTCACCATTCCAAAAAAACGCGTCGCCCCAGAAGTTTTAGCGAAATCTGATTTGCTGCAGAAACGCTACGCCTTAGCCGTTAAGGGCACCGTTAAAAAAACCAACATGACCACCCGTGGCATCGAGGTTATTCCCTCCGGCATCAAAATCCTCAACAGCGCCACCGAGCAGTTGCCCATCGACATCACAGGCAAGACACCCGCCAACATCGAAGCGCGACTCGATGCGCGAGCACTCGACCTCACACAGGAAAAAACGTTAGCTACCTTCAAAATCCAGCACACAGCCCTTGAAGCAGTCCGCAGTTACCTCTTTGAGAAGGGTTTTCTGGAGATTCATACTCCCCGAATTATCGCCTCAGCCACCGAGGGCGGCGCGGAGCTTTTCAGCGTAAACTACTTCGAGCAGAAAGCATACCTTGCCCAGAGCCCCCAGCTCTACAAGGAAGAGTTAACGATGAGTTTCGAGAAGGTTTTTGAGGTGGGCCCCTTCTTCCGCGCCGAGGAAAGCCACACACGGCGGCATCTTAGCGAATTCACCTCCATAGATATCGAGCAGGCATTCGCCAACGCGGAGGACGTGATGGCGCTGCTGGAACAGGTTATTCACCACGCATGCAAAGTTGTCAAAGAGAAATGCGCAGCGGAACTGGCGGCGTTAGGCTACAAGTTTGAGGTTCCCGCTTTGCCGTTTAAGCGCCTCACCTACACGCAGGTGCTAGATGACCTCAAAGCCCACGGCGTTGAAATTCCCTGGGGCGAAGACATCCCAACCGAAGCCTTCCGTGAACTCGGCAAACTCTACCCCTTCTTCTACTTTGTTACGGATTGGCCCACTCACGCTAAAGCCTTCTACATCAAGCCACGGGACGACAACCCCAAGGTCTGCGAGGGCTTTGATTTAATGTGGCGCTACATCGAACTGGTTTCAGGCGGCACCCGCATCGCCCACAAAGACCAGCTTATCTCGCGGCTCCAAGAGAAGGGCCTCAACCCCGACGCCTTCAAGTTCCACCTGCAAGCCTACGATTATGGCATGCCGCCTCATGCAGGCTGGGCAATTGGTTTAGAGCGGCTCACGATGATTCTGTCAGGTAAAAAGAACATTCGCGAAGTGACGCTGTACCCCCGCGACCGAGTCAGATTGACCCCCTAG
- a CDS encoding Lrp/AsnC family transcriptional regulator, which produces MEPLTKRSIQLLKTLYEKGKSTNTYTLRVKQDELSGQLGVSRQALNVHLRKLKNRGYIRTGRGFIDVTEKGLSALGVSTTPAFILLKISPIKRIHVYEQLRELAVSRAFRIAGEVDALIIVERENLDEFLKSLYTIDGIEDTHSYVTIEVIK; this is translated from the coding sequence GTGGAACCCTTAACTAAACGTTCAATACAACTCTTAAAAACTCTCTATGAAAAAGGAAAATCCACAAACACCTACACATTAAGAGTTAAACAGGACGAACTCTCGGGTCAACTGGGCGTCAGCCGCCAAGCCCTTAACGTTCATCTGCGGAAACTAAAAAACCGCGGATACATCCGCACCGGGCGGGGTTTTATCGACGTAACCGAGAAGGGACTTAGCGCCTTAGGCGTTTCTACCACGCCCGCATTTATTCTACTAAAGATTTCACCCATCAAACGCATACATGTCTACGAGCAACTCCGCGAGTTAGCGGTTTCACGTGCCTTCCGAATTGCAGGCGAAGTGGATGCCTTAATCATCGTTGAACGGGAGAACCTTGATGAGTTCCTCAAGAGTCTCTACACCATCGACGGGATAGAGGACACCCACTCCTATGTCACCATAGAAGTTATCAAGTAA
- a CDS encoding PIG-L family deacetylase yields the protein MAVGCHPDDVESGCFGTLALYRKRNVDVTVLLLTGGERGGEKAERLRAAESACSLIGASLVYADFEDGKLTDDVDSVSWIEREFRKVRADIVFVPSPHDRHQDHRNGGNAGISAGRTVSNVLLYETPTTVEFKPQIYVDIDATLAEKIKAMSFHKSADEVEFVSEAIRCLAKYRAYQLIRERRHVEAFQVVKWKLDPLGTL from the coding sequence GTGGCTGTAGGCTGTCACCCTGATGATGTTGAAAGCGGATGCTTTGGCACCTTGGCTCTTTATAGAAAAAGAAACGTTGATGTTACAGTTCTCTTGTTGACTGGGGGCGAAAGAGGCGGAGAAAAGGCGGAGCGGCTAAGGGCAGCGGAATCCGCTTGTTCGCTTATCGGTGCCTCTTTGGTTTACGCTGATTTCGAGGATGGCAAGCTAACCGACGATGTCGACTCTGTATCTTGGATAGAACGTGAATTCAGAAAAGTCAGAGCTGACATCGTTTTTGTTCCAAGCCCCCACGATAGGCATCAGGACCACCGGAACGGAGGCAACGCTGGCATATCCGCAGGCAGGACAGTTAGCAATGTATTGTTATATGAAACGCCAACCACCGTGGAGTTTAAGCCCCAAATCTACGTTGATATAGATGCAACATTGGCTGAGAAGATAAAGGCGATGAGTTTTCATAAATCAGCAGACGAAGTAGAGTTTGTTTCTGAGGCCATCAGGTGCTTGGCTAAGTATAGAGCATACCAACTTATTAGAGAAAGGCGGCATGTCGAGGCTTTTCAAGTTGTGAAATGGAAACTTGACCCGCTTGGAACTCTCTGA
- a CDS encoding PAS domain S-box protein — translation MSVDSFSNNLTEAFGADKKQFNMFFEKMMDGFAYHRIVVDKDGKPLDYVFLEVNPAFEKMTGLKREEVIGKKVTEVLKGIEKDSADWIGRYGKVALTGEPAQFESYSGHLGKWYNVSAYSPENGYFVAIFEEITERKKALEEIKKAKDDWERTFDAVPDLIAIIDLNHRLVRANKPMAEQLGVTPQQAVGQKCYKCVHGTDAPPENCPHTQTIEDGQRHIAEVHEPRLGGDFIVSTTPLRDHNGELVGSIHVAHDITKRKQAEEELKKLNDELEEKVQQRTKEIGKERQRLYNVLETLPSYVCLLDENYSMPFANKVFREQFGESKGGRCYEFLFNRDSPCEDCETYKVLKTKRPHRWEWTGPNGRDYDIYDFPFYEADGSMLILEMGVDVTDRKKVEATVQTERKRLYDVLETLPTMVALLTPDRHIAFANRSFREKFGESKGRYCYESCFGKAEPCGFCESFTPLKTGKPHHWEVKTSDGSIIDAHDFPFTDADGSPMILEMDMDITAQRLAESELKKYREHLEQLVTERASQLRESEQRWATTLSSIGDAVIATDTDAKITFMNAVAEALTGWTLKEVEQKPIAQVFNIINEQTGEEVENPVTKVLEKGVIVGLANHTLLVRKDGTKIPIDDSGAPIVTNDGVFKGVVLVFRDITERRKAERALRESEERLKRSQEIAHLGSWELDLAQNKLTWSDEVYRIFGLKPQEFGATYEAFLAAVHPDDRPAVDQAYSSSVSEDQCGYEIEHRVVRKDNGEIRIVHEKCTHIRDETGRIIRSLGMVHDITERKKAEEAIQRQAALIDLSPDAIIVRKVDGTITFWSRGAEKLYGWSKAEAVGKRTHALLRTEFPQPFEVIVAELKTKFSWSGEVVQHTKDGQAVTMQSWWLAEKTEHGEVTSILESNVDLTERKEAEREIARLATFPTLNPNPIIEVDLNGEITYANPATKLLFPDLEKEGLNHVFLSGWKIVKQAFADKSINAYGTEMEINGHWYHQQFYRFPQTELIRIYTTDIDELKQTELARAKAQAKLEENALVLEEYASQMEELAEQRAKQLQSAERLAAIGQTAGMVGHDIRNPLQAITSDMYIIAQEVKDLQDGESKEAILESIESVNQNLTYINKIVSDLQDYTRPLKPNLQASDLSELVEGTLLTINIPKDIEVQTQIHAEAQPIVTDVAYMRRILTNLITNAIQAMTNGGNLTIAASKKESAVAITIQDTGVGISQDVRAKMFTPLFTTKSKGQGLGLAVVKRLVDALGGTIDFESQTNSGTKFILHFPLSANVKSTA, via the coding sequence TTGTCTGTCGATTCCTTCTCTAACAACTTGACGGAAGCTTTCGGTGCTGATAAAAAACAGTTCAACATGTTTTTCGAGAAGATGATGGATGGGTTTGCTTACCATCGAATAGTCGTAGACAAAGATGGAAAGCCACTTGACTACGTATTTCTCGAGGTCAACCCTGCTTTTGAAAAGATGACGGGGCTGAAAAGGGAAGAAGTCATAGGCAAAAAAGTCACCGAAGTTCTAAAAGGTATAGAAAAAGATTCTGCAGATTGGATTGGGCGATACGGCAAAGTCGCTCTCACGGGGGAGCCTGCTCAGTTTGAAAGTTACTCGGGGCATCTTGGGAAATGGTATAATGTTTCGGCTTACAGTCCTGAGAATGGCTACTTTGTAGCAATATTTGAAGAGATAACGGAACGCAAAAAAGCTCTGGAGGAGATTAAAAAAGCCAAAGATGACTGGGAACGCACGTTTGATGCCGTGCCTGACTTAATCGCAATAATCGATTTAAATCACAGGCTCGTTCGAGCAAACAAGCCAATGGCAGAACAGCTTGGAGTTACACCCCAACAGGCTGTCGGACAGAAATGTTATAAGTGCGTTCATGGAACAGATGCTCCGCCAGAGAATTGTCCACATACACAAACCATCGAAGATGGACAGCGGCATATCGCTGAGGTGCATGAGCCACGGCTTGGCGGTGACTTCATCGTCAGCACGACACCTCTGAGGGATCATAACGGGGAACTCGTCGGTTCTATCCATGTGGCACACGATATAACAAAACGTAAACAAGCCGAAGAGGAACTGAAAAAACTCAACGATGAGTTAGAAGAAAAAGTTCAGCAGCGTACAAAAGAAATCGGTAAAGAACGCCAGCGCCTGTACAACGTTCTGGAAACGCTTCCCTCCTATGTTTGTCTTCTTGATGAAAATTACAGTATGCCGTTTGCTAACAAGGTATTCAGGGAACAGTTTGGCGAATCTAAAGGTGGGCGCTGCTACGAATTCCTTTTTAACCGTGACTCTCCCTGTGAGGACTGTGAAACCTACAAAGTCCTGAAAACTAAGCGTCCACACCGGTGGGAATGGACAGGCCCCAACGGAAGAGACTACGACATCTATGATTTTCCGTTCTATGAAGCGGACGGTTCGATGTTAATACTTGAAATGGGTGTTGACGTAACTGACCGCAAAAAAGTAGAAGCTACAGTCCAGACAGAACGCAAAAGACTCTACGATGTTCTAGAAACGTTACCCACCATGGTTGCCCTTCTAACTCCCGATCGCCATATTGCTTTTGCAAACCGGAGCTTCCGCGAAAAATTCGGGGAATCAAAAGGTCGATACTGCTACGAATCCTGTTTTGGCAAGGCTGAGCCTTGTGGATTCTGCGAATCCTTCACACCTTTGAAGACTGGTAAACCACACCATTGGGAAGTTAAAACCTCCGATGGCAGCATTATCGATGCCCACGATTTTCCATTCACGGACGCTGATGGCTCACCAATGATTCTAGAAATGGACATGGACATCACTGCACAAAGACTCGCTGAGAGCGAGTTAAAAAAATACAGAGAACACTTAGAACAGCTAGTTACAGAACGCGCCTCGCAGTTACGTGAAAGCGAACAGCGGTGGGCAACTACCCTATCAAGTATTGGTGATGCTGTAATAGCTACAGATACGGATGCCAAAATCACTTTTATGAATGCAGTTGCCGAAGCCTTAACTGGCTGGACACTAAAGGAAGTTGAACAGAAACCTATCGCCCAGGTTTTTAACATAATAAACGAGCAAACAGGGGAAGAAGTGGAGAATCCAGTTACAAAGGTCCTAGAAAAAGGGGTTATTGTAGGTTTAGCCAACCATACTTTGCTCGTACGCAAAGATGGAACCAAAATTCCAATTGACGACAGTGGAGCGCCAATCGTAACCAACGATGGAGTATTCAAAGGTGTAGTGCTTGTCTTCCGAGACATAACTGAACGCCGGAAAGCTGAACGTGCATTAAGGGAAAGTGAAGAACGCCTCAAGAGAAGCCAAGAAATCGCTCATCTGGGCAGCTGGGAACTTGATTTGGCACAAAACAAGCTAACGTGGTCTGATGAAGTCTACAGAATCTTTGGGCTTAAACCTCAAGAGTTTGGGGCAACCTACGAGGCTTTTTTGGCCGCTGTTCACCCAGACGATCGTCCTGCAGTGGATCAAGCGTACTCTAGTTCAGTCAGCGAAGATCAATGCGGCTATGAAATCGAGCACAGAGTTGTAAGAAAAGACAACGGTGAAATAAGAATTGTCCATGAGAAATGCACCCATATCCGTGATGAGACTGGCAGGATTATCCGCTCTTTGGGCATGGTTCATGATATTACTGAACGCAAAAAGGCAGAAGAAGCCATTCAGCGCCAAGCCGCCCTCATCGATCTGAGCCCCGACGCAATAATCGTGCGTAAAGTAGATGGCACAATAACCTTCTGGAGCAGAGGCGCCGAGAAGCTGTATGGCTGGAGCAAAGCAGAAGCCGTCGGAAAAAGAACGCATGCGCTTCTCCGAACAGAGTTTCCCCAGCCCTTCGAAGTTATTGTTGCGGAGCTTAAAACCAAGTTTAGCTGGAGCGGCGAGGTTGTTCAGCATACCAAGGATGGACAGGCAGTTACGATGCAGAGTTGGTGGCTTGCTGAGAAAACCGAGCACGGCGAAGTTACAAGCATCTTGGAATCCAACGTTGACTTGACTGAACGCAAGGAGGCTGAACGTGAAATCGCCCGCTTAGCCACTTTCCCCACTCTTAATCCTAACCCAATCATAGAAGTTGACTTGAACGGCGAAATAACCTACGCTAACCCCGCAACTAAACTGCTGTTCCCAGACCTTGAAAAAGAGGGTTTGAATCACGTTTTCTTATCCGGCTGGAAAATAGTCAAGCAGGCCTTCGCCGACAAAAGCATAAACGCCTATGGAACAGAAATGGAAATCAACGGTCACTGGTACCATCAGCAGTTCTATCGGTTCCCGCAGACCGAGTTGATACGTATCTACACAACCGACATAGATGAGTTGAAGCAGACCGAGCTTGCGCGTGCTAAAGCGCAGGCGAAGCTGGAAGAAAATGCCCTGGTACTCGAGGAGTATGCTAGCCAGATGGAGGAGCTTGCTGAACAACGTGCCAAGCAGCTTCAAAGCGCCGAGCGATTAGCCGCCATCGGACAGACTGCGGGTATGGTGGGGCATGACATCCGCAACCCCTTGCAGGCAATCACCAGCGATATGTACATCATAGCCCAAGAAGTCAAGGACCTGCAGGATGGCGAGAGCAAAGAGGCTATACTTGAAAGCATAGAATCCGTCAACCAGAATCTAACCTACATTAACAAAATCGTTAGCGACCTGCAGGACTACACAAGACCCCTAAAACCCAACCTCCAAGCATCGGACCTCAGCGAACTTGTCGAGGGCACCCTATTAACCATAAACATCCCCAAGGACATAGAGGTCCAAACGCAAATACACGCTGAAGCCCAACCCATCGTAACCGACGTTGCCTACATGCGTAGAATCCTAACTAACCTCATCACCAACGCAATCCAAGCCATGACCAACGGAGGCAACTTAACCATTGCAGCCTCAAAAAAGGAAAGCGCGGTCGCAATAACCATTCAGGACACAGGCGTAGGTATCTCCCAGGATGTGAG
- a CDS encoding PHD finger domain-containing protein, whose protein sequence is MAEKLFGGQLMKDECGICGRVMRTTYMRQCQRCKKMFCRDCMVPDVATGDPNAMLCLHCARRIVSPRTVSKYAGLESHLKFRAAFTDKVTLKFARIDGLIGSNLPMAAYREEAWWSNTPSGVHAKAWLNAGWEVEQVNLKEGTVTFHKVRVLPKKRKKNTLEITEPFTPVRVRPLRSKVPSKTKVSKLYARIKNLERQRNMPQQPLRGFKPKSRYQKKLFKSNQKPHS, encoded by the coding sequence ATGGCAGAGAAGCTTTTCGGGGGCCAGCTAATGAAGGATGAATGCGGCATCTGCGGCAGAGTTATGCGCACCACATACATGCGGCAGTGTCAACGCTGCAAAAAAATGTTCTGCCGCGACTGCATGGTCCCCGATGTAGCCACAGGCGACCCCAACGCCATGCTTTGCCTCCACTGCGCCCGCAGGATTGTTTCTCCGCGAACCGTCTCCAAATATGCGGGTCTGGAGAGTCACCTTAAATTCCGCGCCGCCTTCACAGACAAAGTAACCCTCAAATTCGCACGCATCGACGGCTTAATCGGCAGTAACCTACCCATGGCGGCTTACCGCGAAGAGGCATGGTGGAGCAACACGCCCTCAGGTGTCCATGCGAAGGCGTGGCTGAATGCAGGCTGGGAAGTGGAGCAGGTAAACCTCAAAGAGGGCACAGTAACCTTCCATAAAGTCCGCGTTCTACCCAAGAAACGCAAGAAGAACACGCTGGAAATCACTGAGCCCTTCACGCCTGTGCGGGTGCGTCCGCTGCGCTCCAAGGTGCCCTCGAAAACCAAGGTTTCCAAGCTTTATGCAAGAATCAAGAATCTTGAGCGGCAACGCAACATGCCCCAGCAGCCCTTAAGGGGCTTTAAGCCTAAGTCAAGGTACCAAAAGAAGCTTTTTAAGTCCAACCAGAAACCACATAGCTGA
- a CDS encoding 50S ribosomal protein L40e, which yields MPILDPVKKTIAQKHRLYMKICRDCGARNAETALKCRKCKGKNLRWKKREIVK from the coding sequence ATGCCGATATTAGATCCAGTCAAGAAAACCATCGCGCAGAAGCACCGCTTGTACATGAAAATCTGCAGAGACTGCGGCGCACGCAACGCAGAGACAGCGCTGAAATGCAGAAAATGCAAGGGCAAAAACCTGCGCTGGAAGAAACGCGAAATAGTGAAGTAA
- a CDS encoding zinc ribbon domain-containing protein: MYKMSARLNVKHLRLIVILCLALTISLPLMVPRQVTVAAQTSGYYDKNFAWDYDGKHWTWNLSIPTALYDAYDAVPDNRRTRDGPAGYGFLTTTEDYYLNVLARKLNETTSQLGYSSFDQVSFILAFVQSLPYTSDSVTTGHDEYPRFPIETLVDDGGDCEDTSILFASLTLILGYGTVYINPPNHYAVGILGSNLRGTYWTYPSDSNKTYYYCETTGNNFKIGQLPDAFTGQNAMIYTIDESKQFVPAIAVVPDATSTPTPAPVTTGETPNPTRTQSPDVPNPTVKQPLEMSLNLILKNPLLFAFIIFAISASIALAVWSARRPRILSEVSSENSGGNSAEQKSKYCIHCGAPNKEYAVYCEKCGKQIGESPS, translated from the coding sequence ATGTACAAAATGAGTGCCCGTCTTAATGTGAAGCATTTACGGCTTATAGTAATCCTCTGCTTAGCCCTCACTATATCTTTGCCCCTGATGGTGCCCAGGCAGGTGACCGTCGCCGCCCAAACCAGCGGCTACTACGACAAAAACTTCGCCTGGGACTACGACGGCAAACATTGGACCTGGAACCTAAGCATACCCACCGCCCTATACGACGCCTACGACGCGGTTCCCGATAACCGCCGTACACGCGATGGACCCGCAGGCTACGGATTCTTAACCACCACCGAGGACTATTACCTCAATGTTCTTGCCCGAAAACTCAACGAGACCACCTCTCAGCTGGGCTACAGCTCCTTTGATCAAGTCAGCTTTATCCTCGCGTTCGTGCAGAGTTTACCCTATACCTCGGATTCAGTTACCACCGGGCATGACGAGTACCCCCGTTTCCCCATTGAAACTCTGGTGGATGACGGCGGCGACTGCGAGGACACCTCTATCCTGTTTGCTTCCCTGACGCTGATTCTGGGCTACGGCACCGTCTACATTAACCCGCCTAACCATTATGCAGTAGGCATCTTGGGCAGTAACCTGCGTGGCACATACTGGACTTACCCTTCGGATTCCAACAAAACCTACTATTACTGTGAAACCACCGGCAACAACTTCAAGATCGGGCAGCTTCCAGACGCCTTCACGGGCCAAAACGCCATGATCTACACTATAGATGAAAGCAAACAGTTCGTTCCCGCCATAGCCGTCGTACCAGATGCCACCTCCACCCCTACCCCGGCGCCGGTTACTACGGGTGAAACACCAAACCCGACCCGTACCCAATCACCTGACGTCCCAAACCCCACTGTTAAGCAACCACTGGAAATGTCCCTTAATTTGATATTAAAGAACCCCCTGCTCTTTGCCTTCATAATCTTCGCCATATCGGCCTCCATCGCGCTTGCGGTGTGGTCGGCTAGGCGACCCCGAATCTTAAGTGAAGTCAGCTCCGAAAATTCGGGCGGTAACTCGGCAGAGCAGAAGAGTAAATATTGCATTCACTGCGGCGCCCCCAACAAGGAATACGCAGTCTACTGCGAGAAATGCGGCAAACAAATCGGTGAATCCCCTAGCTGA